The following coding sequences are from one bacterium SCSIO 12741 window:
- the tsaE gene encoding tRNA (adenosine(37)-N6)-threonylcarbamoyltransferase complex ATPase subunit type 1 TsaE: MIQYARQLDDLPAIARNLLAEFPEDRVFAFVGKMGAGKTTFINALCQELGVIEETGSPTFSLVNEYQGGAGDPVYHFDFYRIENPEEALDMGFEEYLESGHYNLVEWPDRVDAYLPADMILVKIVETEGQREIRADRLPLPSEG; encoded by the coding sequence ATGATTCAGTATGCACGGCAATTGGATGATTTACCAGCCATTGCCCGCAATTTGTTAGCCGAATTTCCGGAAGATCGAGTTTTTGCTTTTGTTGGTAAAATGGGTGCTGGTAAAACCACATTTATCAATGCCTTGTGCCAGGAATTGGGTGTGATAGAAGAAACGGGAAGTCCTACTTTTTCCTTGGTAAATGAATACCAGGGAGGAGCGGGTGATCCGGTTTATCACTTTGATTTTTACCGCATTGAGAATCCGGAAGAAGCCTTGGATATGGGCTTTGAAGAATACCTCGAAAGCGGTCATTACAACCTGGTAGAATGGCCGGATCGGGTGGACGCCTATTTACCTGCCGATATGATTTTGGTGAAGATTGTGGAAACCGAAGGCCAACGTGAGATTCGTGCCGATCGACTACCCCTTCCATCTGAGGGCTGA